A region of Perognathus longimembris pacificus isolate PPM17 chromosome 19, ASM2315922v1, whole genome shotgun sequence DNA encodes the following proteins:
- the Pdcd6 gene encoding programmed cell death protein 6 isoform X4, which produces MAAYSYRPGAGPSPAAGAALPDQSFLWNVFQRVDKDRSGVISDNELQQALSNGTWTPFNPVTVRSIISMFDRENKAGVNFSEFTGVWKYITDWQNVFRTYDRDNSGMIDKNELKQALSGSLTSSMTSSSESLTDKDEDRLHLMTSSRAASSCRG; this is translated from the exons ATGGCCGCCTACTCCTATCGCCCGGGGGCCGGCCCCAGCCCTGCTGCGGGTGCGGCGCTGCCGGACCAGAGCTTCCTGTGGAATGTCTTCCAGCG GGTTGATAAAGATAGGAGTGGGGTGATATCGGACAACGAGCTTCAGCAAGCACTCTCCAATG GTACATGGACCCCATTTAACCCAGTGACTGTCAGGTCAATCATTT CTATGTTTGACCGGGAGAACAAAGCTGGAGTGAACTTCAGTGAGTTTACTGGTGTCTGGAAGTATATCACAGACTGGCAGAATGTCTTCCGCACCTACGACAGAGACAACTCCGGGATGATCGACAAGAACGAGCTAAAGCAAGCACTCTCAG GCTCTCTGACCAGTTCCATGACATCCTCATCCGAAAGTTTGACAGACAAGGACGAGGACAGATTGCATTTGATGACTTCATCCAGGGCTGCATCGTCTTGCAG AGGTTGA
- the Pdcd6 gene encoding programmed cell death protein 6 isoform X2, whose amino-acid sequence MAAYSYRPGAGPSPAAGAALPDQSFLWNVFQRVDKDRSGVISDNELQQALSNGTWTPFNPVTVRSIISMFDRENKAGVNFSEFTGVWKYITDWQNVFRTYDRDNSGMIDKNELKQALSGYRLSDQFHDILIRKFDRQGRGQIAFDDFIQGCIVLQRLTDIFRRYDTDQDGWIQVSYEQYLSMVFSIV is encoded by the exons ATGGCCGCCTACTCCTATCGCCCGGGGGCCGGCCCCAGCCCTGCTGCGGGTGCGGCGCTGCCGGACCAGAGCTTCCTGTGGAATGTCTTCCAGCG GGTTGATAAAGATAGGAGTGGGGTGATATCGGACAACGAGCTTCAGCAAGCACTCTCCAATG GTACATGGACCCCATTTAACCCAGTGACTGTCAGGTCAATCATTT CTATGTTTGACCGGGAGAACAAAGCTGGAGTGAACTTCAGTGAGTTTACTGGTGTCTGGAAGTATATCACAGACTGGCAGAATGTCTTCCGCACCTACGACAGAGACAACTCCGGGATGATCGACAAGAACGAGCTAAAGCAAGCACTCTCAG GCTACAGGCTCTCTGACCAGTTCCATGACATCCTCATCCGAAAGTTTGACAGACAAGGACGAGGACAGATTGCATTTGATGACTTCATCCAGGGCTGCATCGTCTTGCAG AGGTTGACAGACATATTCAGGCGCtacgacacagatcaagatggcTGGATTCAGGTGTCTTATGAGCAGTATCTCTCCATGGTCTTCAGCATCGTGTAA
- the Pdcd6 gene encoding programmed cell death protein 6 isoform X1 has protein sequence MAAYSYRPGAGPSPAAGAALPDQSFLWNVFQRVDKDRSGVISDNELQQALSNGTWTPFNPVTVRSIISMFDRENKAGVNFSEFTGVWKYITDWQNVFRTYDRDNSGMIDKNELKQALSGFGYRLSDQFHDILIRKFDRQGRGQIAFDDFIQGCIVLQRLTDIFRRYDTDQDGWIQVSYEQYLSMVFSIV, from the exons ATGGCCGCCTACTCCTATCGCCCGGGGGCCGGCCCCAGCCCTGCTGCGGGTGCGGCGCTGCCGGACCAGAGCTTCCTGTGGAATGTCTTCCAGCG GGTTGATAAAGATAGGAGTGGGGTGATATCGGACAACGAGCTTCAGCAAGCACTCTCCAATG GTACATGGACCCCATTTAACCCAGTGACTGTCAGGTCAATCATTT CTATGTTTGACCGGGAGAACAAAGCTGGAGTGAACTTCAGTGAGTTTACTGGTGTCTGGAAGTATATCACAGACTGGCAGAATGTCTTCCGCACCTACGACAGAGACAACTCCGGGATGATCGACAAGAACGAGCTAAAGCAAGCACTCTCAGGTTTTG GCTACAGGCTCTCTGACCAGTTCCATGACATCCTCATCCGAAAGTTTGACAGACAAGGACGAGGACAGATTGCATTTGATGACTTCATCCAGGGCTGCATCGTCTTGCAG AGGTTGACAGACATATTCAGGCGCtacgacacagatcaagatggcTGGATTCAGGTGTCTTATGAGCAGTATCTCTCCATGGTCTTCAGCATCGTGTAA
- the Pdcd6 gene encoding programmed cell death protein 6 isoform X3, which translates to MAAYSYRPGAGPSPAAGAALPDQSFLWNVFQRVDKDRSGVISDNELQQALSNGTWTPFNPVTVRSIISMFDRENKAGVNFSEFTGVWKYITDWQNVFRTYDRDNSGMIDKNELKQALSGFGSLTSSMTSSSESLTDKDEDRLHLMTSSRAASSCRG; encoded by the exons ATGGCCGCCTACTCCTATCGCCCGGGGGCCGGCCCCAGCCCTGCTGCGGGTGCGGCGCTGCCGGACCAGAGCTTCCTGTGGAATGTCTTCCAGCG GGTTGATAAAGATAGGAGTGGGGTGATATCGGACAACGAGCTTCAGCAAGCACTCTCCAATG GTACATGGACCCCATTTAACCCAGTGACTGTCAGGTCAATCATTT CTATGTTTGACCGGGAGAACAAAGCTGGAGTGAACTTCAGTGAGTTTACTGGTGTCTGGAAGTATATCACAGACTGGCAGAATGTCTTCCGCACCTACGACAGAGACAACTCCGGGATGATCGACAAGAACGAGCTAAAGCAAGCACTCTCAGGTTTTG GCTCTCTGACCAGTTCCATGACATCCTCATCCGAAAGTTTGACAGACAAGGACGAGGACAGATTGCATTTGATGACTTCATCCAGGGCTGCATCGTCTTGCAG AGGTTGA